The following proteins are encoded in a genomic region of Ictalurus punctatus breed USDA103 chromosome 15, Coco_2.0, whole genome shotgun sequence:
- the alkal2 gene encoding ALK and LTK ligand 2a: protein MRVLRVVLVVMGLALCMCDTRGTESVWADTDSTQSYHSLFTQILKMVRNAQDGGGELAQATADRESKHHQQQTKSGDQILEIFPRDLRKKEKFLKHLTGPLYFSPKCRKHVYRLYHNTRDCTIPAYYRRCARLLTRLAGSPRCLES, encoded by the exons ATGCGTGTGCTCCGAGTTGTGCTCGTCGTCATGGGGCTCGCTCTGTGCATGTGCGATACGCGTGGTACTGAGAGCGTGTGGGCGGACACGGACAGCACCCAGAGCTACCACAGCCTGTTCACCCAGATCTTGAAGATGGTACGGAACGCACAGGACGGCGGCGGAGAGCTCGCGCAGGCCACCGCCGATAGGGAGAGCAAGCATCATCAACAGCAGACGAAGAGCGGGGATCAGATCCTGG AAATCTTTCCCAGGGACCTCAGAAAGAAGGAGAAGTTTTTAAAGCACTTAACAG GGCCTCTATACTTCAGCCCGAAGTGCAGGAAACATGTCTATAGGCTCTACCACAACACCAGAGACTGCACCATTCCTGCAT ATTATAGGAGATGTGCGCGGCTTCTCACACGGCTAGCCGGGAGTCCGAGGTGCCTAGAGAGCTAA